The Litchfieldia alkalitelluris genome has a window encoding:
- a CDS encoding pyridoxal phosphate-dependent aminotransferase, whose product MKQFEQSDLLKRLPKQFFASLVQKVGKVVAEGHDVINLGQGNPDQPTPAHIVSSLQQAAEQPIHHKYSPFRGHGFLKDAVVSFYKREYGVELDPEKEIAILFGGKAGLVEIPQCIMNPGDVALVPDPGYPDYWSGIELAHGKMEYMPLLEENNFLPDYSRLSQEVVNQAKLLLLNYPNNPTGAIATKEFFEETVSFAKKNDLCVVHDFAYGAVGFNGKKPISFLESKGAKEVGIEIYTLSKTYNMAGWRVGFAVGNESVIEAINLLQDHMYVSLFGAIQEAAATALLESQECVHELVSLYEKRKNTFILSLREIGWEVKAPEGSFFAWLKVPHGYTSESFSDLLLERAHVVVAPGIGFGTHGEGYVRVGLLTSEERLIEAASRIKALDLF is encoded by the coding sequence TAAAAAGATTACCAAAGCAATTTTTTGCATCTTTAGTTCAAAAGGTTGGAAAAGTCGTTGCGGAGGGTCACGATGTTATAAATTTAGGTCAAGGAAATCCAGACCAACCAACTCCAGCCCATATAGTATCATCTTTACAACAGGCTGCGGAGCAACCAATTCATCATAAATATTCTCCATTTAGAGGTCACGGCTTCCTCAAAGATGCCGTAGTGTCGTTTTATAAAAGAGAATACGGTGTGGAGTTAGATCCGGAAAAAGAAATTGCAATCCTTTTCGGTGGGAAAGCAGGCTTAGTCGAAATTCCTCAATGTATTATGAATCCAGGAGATGTAGCACTTGTTCCAGACCCTGGATATCCGGACTATTGGTCGGGTATTGAACTTGCTCATGGAAAAATGGAGTATATGCCGTTGCTAGAAGAGAATAATTTTCTACCAGATTATTCGAGATTATCTCAAGAGGTTGTAAATCAAGCTAAATTATTATTATTAAATTACCCAAATAACCCGACAGGTGCTATTGCAACGAAAGAATTTTTTGAAGAAACGGTGTCATTTGCTAAAAAAAATGATTTGTGTGTTGTCCATGACTTTGCCTATGGAGCAGTTGGGTTTAATGGCAAAAAGCCGATAAGTTTTCTTGAGTCAAAAGGCGCAAAAGAAGTTGGGATAGAAATATACACACTATCGAAGACTTACAATATGGCTGGCTGGAGAGTAGGTTTTGCTGTAGGAAATGAAAGTGTCATTGAAGCCATTAATTTGCTACAAGATCATATGTATGTAAGTCTATTTGGTGCGATACAAGAGGCCGCTGCAACAGCTTTATTGGAATCGCAAGAATGTGTTCACGAACTTGTATCGTTATATGAAAAAAGAAAAAACACATTTATACTTTCGTTGCGGGAAATCGGATGGGAAGTTAAAGCACCCGAAGGATCTTTCTTTGCATGGTTAAAGGTGCCTCATGGATATACTTCAGAAAGCTTCTCAGATCTACTCCTAGAAAGAGCTCATGTGGTTGTAGCACCAGGTATTGGTTTTGGTACCCATGGTGAAGGGTATGTAAGAGTGGGTTTATTAACTAGTGAAGAGAGACTGATAGAAGCTGCTTCTAGAATTAAAGCACTTGATTTGTTTTAA
- the cbpA gene encoding cyclic di-AMP binding protein CbpA — protein sequence MKIRYNFVDKSEVKHCDESFTVGQAYEYLKETGYRSIPVLADGGTKFIGLIYKVHLLEYLYEKKGTEVDPIQPLIKNQDAFIFEEDSFFKTFLTIRRLPFIAVLNQSDEFIGIITHANVMDVLEDSFGMKTGGYTLTIATIEHKGAIKDLVTLIKDINIDGLLTLDNGEKYLRRIILNLPGDISEERLKKIVQKLEEKEFRVTHVDQIK from the coding sequence ATGAAAATTCGTTATAATTTTGTAGATAAATCAGAAGTGAAACATTGTGATGAAAGCTTCACAGTAGGACAGGCTTATGAGTATCTAAAGGAAACGGGCTACCGATCTATCCCTGTTTTAGCGGATGGTGGAACAAAATTTATAGGTCTTATTTACAAAGTCCATTTATTAGAGTATTTATATGAGAAGAAAGGAACTGAAGTGGATCCAATCCAACCTTTAATCAAAAATCAAGATGCTTTTATTTTTGAGGAAGACTCCTTCTTTAAAACATTCTTGACAATTCGAAGATTACCATTTATTGCTGTATTAAATCAATCAGACGAATTTATTGGAATTATTACTCATGCAAATGTAATGGATGTTCTTGAGGATTCTTTTGGAATGAAAACGGGTGGATATACACTAACAATTGCAACGATAGAACATAAGGGTGCTATTAAGGATTTAGTTACACTAATTAAGGACATTAATATTGATGGTTTATTAACTCTTGATAATGGTGAAAAGTATCTAAGAAGAATTATACTGAACCTACCAGGTGACATAAGCGAGGAAAGACTTAAGAAGATTGTCCAAAAACTTGAAGAAAAAGAGTTTCGCGTAACGCATGTGGATCAAATCAAA